The Ignavibacteriota bacterium genome contains the following window.
TATAAATTTCCAATTATTGTATTAACTAATATATAACCTAACGATAATACTATTTGACTATAAAATGACCAAATAACATCCTTTGTAAATTTCGATTTGAATATAACCTTTAAGTTGTTTAAATCTAGATCCACAACTTATATTTTCTTCAATATATAATAAATAACAGCTGAATATCTTATGTCCTCTTCTTGCATAAAATCTTTCATGTTTTTCTTAAAATTGTCATCTTTCGATTTTGCAATTAAAATTCCAGCTATCAATTTACGCAAGTATTTACCTGTATAAAATGGTATATTTAGAATGCTTGATACAATCTTTTTTAAATATTTGATATTATACATTGTATTAGTTATTGATTCAATTCCATTCATTTTTGATGGCAATATCTCAACTATCTCAAAACCGGTATTTTCTGCAATATACCTTACACCTAAATGAGACATGTGAAAATACGAATTTGCATGATAAGGTTGTAAAAACGCTGTTGCACCAACATATAATCCACCCGGCTTTAATATTCTTGATATTTCTCTAAATCCATCCCAAGGGTTCGGTATATGTTCCATTACAGATTGGCTTGTAACTAAATCAATTGAATTGTCTTGAATTGGAATGTTCATGCCATGTGCTAGAATATCAACACCTGAATTCAGGAAATAATCTAATCCAATGTAATCATATCCAAGTGATTCTATAAATGATTTCTTGCCACCACCACATGCATAATCTAATAATAAACCTTGCCCTTTTGGAATCAAAGATTTAAAATAATCGTCCCATGGTGCTTCTAACTTCAAATAATCCTTTTTCCAGTTAATCGGTATATCAAGGTCATAACTACTTTTCTGATGTCTTTTTGCAATTAATGTCGTGACATTCTTAAAATCAATGAACTCAGATTTACAATTAGTGCATTGAAAGGAACTTTCTAATCTAACTAAATCATGTGAATAGCATTCAGGACATCTTAATATATTATTCGCTCGATTATTCATGTTGTTACTTATTTAAGTTAATAATTAATGAACTTATTTCTGATATTTGGTTTGGTTCTAACTCATAATACATCGGCAATCTCACCAAACAATCAGCATATCTATCACAGTTTGGCAGCTCTCTTCCGTCATGTTTATTGCCATAGTATTCACTTTTGTGTAAACTTAGATAATGGAAAACTGATAATATTTGATTGTCTTTAAGCTTATTAATTAATTCGGTACGATGGACTAAAGATTTACAAACAATGTAAAACATGTGTGCATTATTACTGGCAAAATCAGGTATAAAAGGAAGACTTATATTTAAATCATTAAAAATGTCAGCAAGAGAATTTTTGTATTGATTCCACAATTCTTTTCTTTTCTTTTGGATGCTATCCAAATGCTCTAATTGTGCAAAAAGAAAAGCTGCTATAATATCAGAAGGTAAAAATGAAGAGCCTGTATCAACCCAGCCGTATTTATTTACCTCACCCCTGAAGAACTCAGCTCTGTTTGTACCTTTTTCCCATAATATCTCAGCACGTTTCACAAATCTATTATCATTTATGACAAGCATTCCACCTTCGCCTGAAATGATGTTTTTCGTTTCGTGGAATGAGAAAGCAGACAAATGACCAATACCACCAAGTGGGCGACCTTTATAATAACTATCAATAGCTTGCGCTGCATCTTCTACTACAAATATATTATACTTATCAGCAAGTGCCATAATCTTATCCATATCACAAGCAATACCTGCATAATGAACAGGAACAATTACTTTTGTCCTTGGAGTAATTAGTTCTTCAATTTTATCTTCATCAATACCAGGATGGTATGCTCTGCTATCCGCAAAAACTATCTTTGCTCCTTGACGAACAAAGGCAAGTGCTGTGCTGACGAATGTATATGAGGGTACTATAACTTCATCACCGGGCTGAATATCAAGCAAAAGTGCTGCCATCTCAAGTGCATCTGTACACGAAGTTGTGAGTAGTACTTTCTTAAAATCATAACGCTCTTCAAAGAACTTGTGGCACTTTTGAGTATATTTTCCATTACCGGATATCTTACCACTATATACTGCATCGTATATATAGTGTGCTTCTTTTCCGGTTAGGAAGGGTTTGTTGAAGGGTATCATTAGCAAATCATTTATTTATAACATAACATTGTTGAATACCAACATCACCACCAGAAAAATCATTTTCAATTTCATAAAATATTTTGTTGATTGGATTTGAATATCCCTCGTATTTTGAAATGTCAGTTGTCAATTCTCTTATTAATCTACTACCCAAATAATAAATTGAAGAAAAATCAACAATTTCATAATTAAGATTTTTTGATAGAAGGAAATTGTTAGTTTTTGACTTCTTTAAATATCTATTAAAATCATGTTCAACAAGACTTTCCAAACCAAAAACAACTCTAATAGTATTTAATTTTACTAGAGGTTCCCAAAATGCTTCAGAAAGTAAAACTTTACCGCCAGGTTTAGTAACTCTAAGGCACTCATTAATACCGATTATTTGTTCTTCCCAATTAGGTAAATTAATCAAAACACGCGTTGTATATACAACATCAAAGCTATTATCAGGAAATTCAATCTTACGTATATCACCAACTTGGAAATTAATTGAGTCTTTATTTGCCATATTTTTAGCATTTAAGGCTTCTTTAATCATACTTTCGGAATAGTCAATACCAAAAGCACTTTTAAAATTGAATCTATCAGATTGCTTTAAAAGACCAAACCCATTAGAACATCCAACGTCTAAAACATCAATTCCATCTTTCAAGTGATTTGAAATATTGTTAATTTCAAGTTCTATTGCATAATAATCACCCCAAGATGCATGATGATTAACACCATGTAAAACAGCTTGATTATCCCAAAATTTTTTAATAAAATCCATTCTACTCCTCTATATTTTTAATTATTAATACTATTTAAATTTCTTGTTTTGCTATTCAATTCTTAAGAACAATTACTTTCTTTCATTTCCCTTTTGAAAATATTTAGTAATTGCATTTCCAATTTTT
Protein-coding sequences here:
- a CDS encoding class I SAM-dependent methyltransferase, with the translated sequence MNNRANNILRCPECYSHDLVRLESSFQCTNCKSEFIDFKNVTTLIAKRHQKSSYDLDIPINWKKDYLKLEAPWDDYFKSLIPKGQGLLLDYACGGGKKSFIESLGYDYIGLDYFLNSGVDILAHGMNIPIQDNSIDLVTSQSVMEHIPNPWDGFREISRILKPGGLYVGATAFLQPYHANSYFHMSHLGVRYIAENTGFEIVEILPSKMNGIESITNTMYNIKYLKKIVSSILNIPFYTGKYLRKLIAGILIAKSKDDNFKKNMKDFMQEEDIRYSAVIYYILKKI
- the rffA gene encoding dTDP-4-amino-4,6-dideoxygalactose transaminase; this translates as MIPFNKPFLTGKEAHYIYDAVYSGKISGNGKYTQKCHKFFEERYDFKKVLLTTSCTDALEMAALLLDIQPGDEVIVPSYTFVSTALAFVRQGAKIVFADSRAYHPGIDEDKIEELITPRTKVIVPVHYAGIACDMDKIMALADKYNIFVVEDAAQAIDSYYKGRPLGGIGHLSAFSFHETKNIISGEGGMLVINDNRFVKRAEILWEKGTNRAEFFRGEVNKYGWVDTGSSFLPSDIIAAFLFAQLEHLDSIQKKRKELWNQYKNSLADIFNDLNISLPFIPDFASNNAHMFYIVCKSLVHRTELINKLKDNQILSVFHYLSLHKSEYYGNKHDGRELPNCDRYADCLVRLPMYYELEPNQISEISSLIINLNK
- a CDS encoding methyltransferase domain-containing protein, whose amino-acid sequence is MDFIKKFWDNQAVLHGVNHHASWGDYYAIELEINNISNHLKDGIDVLDVGCSNGFGLLKQSDRFNFKSAFGIDYSESMIKEALNAKNMANKDSINFQVGDIRKIEFPDNSFDVVYTTRVLINLPNWEEQIIGINECLRVTKPGGKVLLSEAFWEPLVKLNTIRVVFGLESLVEHDFNRYLKKSKTNNFLLSKNLNYEIVDFSSIYYLGSRLIRELTTDISKYEGYSNPINKIFYEIENDFSGGDVGIQQCYVINK